In the Danaus plexippus chromosome 4, MEX_DaPlex, whole genome shotgun sequence genome, one interval contains:
- the LOC116768691 gene encoding neuronal acetylcholine receptor subunit non-alpha-2-like, with protein sequence MEPTARGSVLRHPDFKMFSEHKFITIIFLLYGVRLASGDCNNVTQLSTQLDLLLAEYERAAPPAAPADVAAALEVRHATVNERDATVRLLGTMYLSWEDKRLSWNASGWGCDSTLVSAERLWRPEVRVLSAATAGVDGGAGPRARLTSTGLVSWPVPVDLLAPLTLTLRDWPNDNQQIVFKFGSQSHTVEELKLTVSKKERSTVFESGTWELMSIQSAEASWRRLDSEHSILSWTLRLRRRAAAHSLSASAILATAVLLLVGAALLPPETRAPLCAIAALTVSLWLISSLPRLGSASSAPLVMSLFCVVSCVSSLAAGGAALVLRVSRCSAAPPPALRKLLTTASTFCNLGPSESSGAEYSAWAAAAQLLDYGLLTSFGLTLIVVVCLYL encoded by the exons TCCGGCATCCagactttaaaatgttttccgAACACAAGTTCATCACGATCATCTTCCTTCTGTACG GTGTAAGGTTGGCAAGTGGCGATTGCAACAACGTGACCCAGCTGTCGACACAGCTTGACCTGCTCCTGGCGGAGTACGAGCGAGCAGCTCCCCCGGCCGCCCCCGCAGACGTAGCGGCGGCCCTGGAAGTGCGACACGCCACCGTCAACGAGAGAGACGCTACCGTCAGGCTGCTCGGCACCATGTACCTG AGCTGGGAGGACAAGCGTCTATCTTGGAACGCGAGCGGTTGGGGCTGCGATAGCACGTTAGTATCAGCGGAGCGTCTGTGGCGGCCCGAGGTGCGCGTGCTGAGCGCGGCCACGGCGGGAGTAGACGGCGGCGCGGGGCCCCGGGCTCGCCTCACCAGCACCGGCCTCGTGTCTTGGCCTGTGCCAGTGGACCTGCTGGCTCCCCTCACGCTCACTCTCAGAGACTGGCCGAACGACAACCAGCAGATCGTGTTCAAATTCGGTTCACAGTCACACACCGTGGAAGAGTTGAAACTGACCGTCAGCAAAAAAGAG CGGTCGACCGTATTTGAGTCTGGAACGTGGGAGCTGATGTCGATCCAGAGCGCCGAGGCGAGCTGGCGCCGGCTGGACTCCGAGCACAGCATCTTATCGTGGACATTGAGGCTCCGGCGGCGGGCGGCAGCTCACAGTCTGTCAGCCAGCGCCATCCTCGCCACTGCCGTGTTGCTGCTGGTCGGAGCCGCCCTGCTACCGCCGGAGACACGCGCTCCACTTTGTGCCATAGCCGCTTTAACTGTCTCATTATG GTTAATCTCCAGCCTCCCTCGCCTGGGAAGTGCGTCATCGGCTCCGCTAGTCATGAGTCTGTTCTGTGTCGTGAGCTGCGTGTCCTCGCTGGCGGCGGGGGGCGCAGCGCTAGTGCTCCGCGTGAGCCGCTGCTCCGCTGCTCCACCACCAGCCCTGCGCAAGTTACTCACCACCGCCTCGACCTTCTGCAATCTTGGTCCTTCAGAG TCGAGCGGTGCGGAGTACAGCGCGTGGGCGGCGGCGGCCCAGCTGCTCGACTATGGACTCCTGACTTCGTTCGGGCTGACGCTCATAGTGGTAGTGTGTCTCTACCTCTAG